A segment of the Streptomyces sp. P9-A2 genome:
CGCGATCTCGCGCCACGAGTTCATCCGCGCGGTGCGCGAGCACTTCCTCTCGAACGACCCCGACGCGCCCGGCAGCCTGTTCTTCGGGCACGTCTGACCGGACCCGCGCGAGTGGGCACCGCACCCACCCACCCACCCACCCGTCGGCTACGGCACGCCCGTTCCGGCGGGTGGGTGGCTTCGGTGCCCCTGGAGGGGGCGGCACCGGACACCCTGTTTGCGCTGATTGACCAGTGTGCAACTTTTGATACATTTCCGCCCTGCGTATTCCGCATGATCAATGGGGTGGGCCGCCCGGTTCACCGCGGTTCCCCGTCGAGCGGCTCGACGAAGCGTGAAAGGCCACCTGATGCTGACGCAACACCCCCACATGTCCGGCGAAGTGGGGACCTTCTACAACCGCCACACGGATGTGTACGACGCCGCGCTCGGCGGCAACATCCACGTCGGTTACTGGGCTGACGAAGCAGACGACAGCACCATGCGCGTGGCGACCGACCGGCTGACCGACCTCGTCGCCGAACGCGTCGCCCCCGCTGAGGGGCAGCACCTGATCGACGTCGGGTGCGGCCACGGGAGTACCGCGGCGCGCATCGTCGCGGACCACGCCGTGCGGATCACCGGCGTCAGTGTCAGCGACTACCAGGTCGAGCTGGCCAACAGCCGCCGGCAGTCGCCGGACCAGCCCGGACGGGCCACGTTCCGGCTGGCCGACGCCATGGAGCTGCCCTTCCCGGACGAGTCCTTCGACGGTGCGTACGCCATCGAGTCCTTGATGCACATGAAGGACAAGGAGGCGGCCCTCGGCCACATCGCACGCGTCCTGCGTCCCGGCGGAAGGCTGGTCATCGCCGAGCATCACCTCGATGGTGAACTCGACCTCCCGGACGTCGCCCGCATGGCCGACGCCTACGCGTTCTTCAAACTCTCGCTGACCGACGACCTTTACCGGCGGCTGCTGCGGGAAGCCGGGCTGAAGGTGGTGGATCACACCGACATCACCGAGAACGTGCGGCGCTCCTACGACAGCATGACCCGCGCCTGG
Coding sequences within it:
- a CDS encoding class I SAM-dependent methyltransferase, with the translated sequence MSGEVGTFYNRHTDVYDAALGGNIHVGYWADEADDSTMRVATDRLTDLVAERVAPAEGQHLIDVGCGHGSTAARIVADHAVRITGVSVSDYQVELANSRRQSPDQPGRATFRLADAMELPFPDESFDGAYAIESLMHMKDKEAALGHIARVLRPGGRLVIAEHHLDGELDLPDVARMADAYAFFKLSLTDDLYRRLLREAGLKVVDHTDITENVRRSYDSMTRAWRDAASREADSEAAREWETAADLGEWFFGAVPQLRYGLLTAVRP